Proteins encoded in a region of the Deefgea piscis genome:
- a CDS encoding efflux RND transporter periplasmic adaptor subunit translates to MNTQKTLIALAIGAALLGLGVLGGRMSASPHPMAAVPAQPEKTVLYWYDPMKPDMHFDKPGKSPFMDMDLVPKYAGDSSDTAGVKINAQTLQNTGMRAAVVERVPVAQHIDTSGILAFNERNISIEQARSAGFVERVWPLAPGDIIAIGQPLAEVLMPEWTAAQHEFLAIRNSNDASLISAARERLRLTGMPASLIADVEKTGKISARQTLRSSQAGVIQELAVRSGMTLAAGQTLATINGISSVWLDVAVPEAQAAWIQVGGQADIALAAFPGVPLTGKITAILPSLNETSRSIKVRVELPNRDARLRPGMSAQVKLAGHATDSALVIPTEAVIRTGKRALVMRLNADNHFEPVEVILGAEVGDKTIIASGLTEGQKIVASGQFLIESEANLAGIKTKLSSEPAAISTPAVVIDEANASIKAIDDTQVTLAHEAFKIIGMSAMTMPYTVSNPEVIKGFKVGDKVRATVQQTDDGLLLKRLQRVAKSGDHS, encoded by the coding sequence ATGAATACCCAAAAAACCCTCATCGCCCTCGCTATCGGCGCGGCCTTGCTCGGCCTTGGTGTGCTTGGCGGCAGAATGAGCGCCTCGCCCCATCCAATGGCGGCCGTGCCTGCCCAGCCAGAAAAAACAGTGCTGTATTGGTACGACCCAATGAAGCCCGATATGCACTTTGATAAACCGGGTAAATCGCCGTTTATGGATATGGATTTGGTGCCGAAATACGCTGGCGACAGTAGCGATACTGCTGGCGTCAAAATCAACGCGCAAACGCTACAAAATACCGGCATGCGCGCCGCCGTGGTGGAGCGCGTACCCGTTGCTCAGCACATCGATACCAGCGGAATACTGGCGTTTAATGAGCGCAACATCTCGATTGAACAAGCGCGCAGCGCGGGTTTTGTTGAGCGTGTTTGGCCTTTAGCACCCGGCGACATTATTGCCATTGGCCAGCCGCTGGCTGAAGTTCTGATGCCAGAATGGACGGCCGCGCAGCATGAGTTTCTGGCCATTCGTAACAGCAATGACGCCAGCTTAATCAGCGCCGCGCGCGAGCGTTTGCGCCTAACTGGCATGCCAGCGAGTTTGATTGCTGATGTTGAAAAAACCGGCAAAATCAGCGCCCGCCAAACGTTACGCAGCAGCCAAGCGGGCGTAATTCAAGAGCTCGCTGTGCGTAGCGGCATGACGCTGGCAGCAGGACAAACGCTAGCCACAATCAACGGCATTAGCTCGGTGTGGCTCGATGTGGCCGTTCCCGAAGCGCAAGCGGCGTGGATTCAAGTCGGCGGCCAAGCCGACATTGCCTTAGCCGCTTTCCCCGGGGTACCGCTCACCGGCAAAATCACCGCGATTTTGCCTAGCCTGAATGAGACCAGCCGCAGCATCAAAGTGCGCGTTGAGCTGCCTAATCGCGATGCTCGTTTACGCCCCGGCATGTCGGCGCAAGTCAAACTTGCTGGGCATGCAACCGACTCCGCGCTAGTCATCCCGACAGAAGCCGTGATTCGCACCGGCAAACGCGCGCTGGTGATGCGGCTCAATGCGGACAATCACTTTGAGCCAGTTGAAGTCATCCTCGGCGCCGAAGTCGGTGACAAAACCATCATCGCCAGTGGCTTAACTGAAGGGCAAAAAATCGTTGCCAGCGGGCAATTCTTGATTGAATCCGAAGCCAATTTAGCCGGCATTAAAACCAAGCTAAGCAGTGAGCCAGCCGCCATCAGCACGCCTGCCGTCGTCATCGATGAAGCCAACGCCAGCATTAAAGCCATTGACGACACCCAAGTCACGCTGGCGCATGAGGCGTTCAAAATCATCGGTATGTCGGCCATGACCATGCCGTATACGGTGAGCAATCCTGAAGTAATCAAAGGCTTTAAAGTCGGCGACAAAGTGCGCGCCACCGTGCAGCAAACCGATGATGGCTTGCTGCTTAAACGTCTACAGCGGGTAGCAAAATCAGGAGACCATTCATGA
- a CDS encoding TolC family protein codes for MRHFSCPRLASHLCLAGLISCIPVSAIAVTFESAQQLALTNAPQLRASHAQITAAQQLAIPAGELPDPKIKLAVDNLPVSGPDRFNPSFNGMAMQTVALMQEFPNRDKRNARIQAANARIAISEMDNKITQQNVARDTAQAWITQYSVEQQLRLIDALEAENQLFSQVIQAQLASGKGSISDTILPKQERARLGEMRDELSARRAQAMAQLKRWVGIAANEGVTGQLPTFQIDAHTLQNHLANRPELATFDPKGNVLNAEIAEARAGKTPDWGVELKYQRNPHDDDSIMLEFSFDLPIFSGQRQDPMIAAKVAEKTALDAEREASLRERSAELANDIADLQRLQQANQRYQTTLIPLAAEKISLTLSAWKSGKAPLSEVIAARRDRLDTQLKAIAVTGELHQLQARLHFTYHNAITNIAANTAGAAQ; via the coding sequence ATGAGACATTTCTCGTGCCCACGCCTTGCCAGCCATCTGTGCTTAGCAGGTCTGATCAGCTGCATCCCTGTTAGCGCTATTGCCGTAACCTTTGAATCGGCCCAACAACTGGCTCTGACCAATGCGCCGCAACTGCGCGCCAGCCATGCGCAAATCACTGCGGCGCAACAATTGGCCATTCCCGCCGGTGAATTACCCGATCCAAAAATCAAATTGGCGGTTGATAATCTACCCGTCTCGGGCCCCGATCGGTTTAACCCCAGCTTTAATGGCATGGCGATGCAAACTGTCGCGCTGATGCAGGAGTTTCCCAATCGCGATAAACGCAATGCGCGTATTCAAGCCGCTAATGCGCGCATCGCCATCAGCGAAATGGACAATAAAATCACCCAGCAAAATGTGGCGCGAGACACCGCCCAAGCTTGGATTACGCAATACAGCGTTGAGCAACAACTGCGCCTAATTGATGCTCTCGAAGCCGAAAATCAACTCTTTAGCCAAGTAATTCAGGCGCAATTGGCCTCAGGCAAAGGCAGCATCAGCGATACGATTTTGCCCAAACAAGAGCGTGCCCGACTCGGTGAAATGCGCGATGAACTCAGCGCACGCCGCGCACAAGCAATGGCGCAACTCAAGCGCTGGGTGGGCATCGCCGCCAATGAAGGCGTCACTGGGCAGCTACCAACGTTTCAGATTGATGCACACACTTTGCAAAACCACCTCGCCAATCGGCCAGAGCTGGCTACGTTTGACCCCAAAGGCAATGTACTCAATGCCGAAATTGCCGAAGCGCGCGCCGGTAAAACCCCTGATTGGGGCGTTGAGCTGAAATATCAGCGCAATCCGCATGATGACGATTCGATCATGCTGGAATTCTCCTTTGATTTGCCGATTTTTTCGGGCCAACGCCAAGACCCAATGATTGCCGCCAAAGTGGCAGAAAAAACCGCACTCGACGCCGAGCGCGAAGCATCTTTGCGCGAGCGCAGTGCTGAATTAGCCAACGACATCGCCGATTTACAGCGTTTGCAACAAGCCAATCAACGCTATCAAACCACGCTCATTCCCTTGGCAGCAGAAAAAATCAGCCTGACTTTAAGCGCGTGGAAAAGTGGCAAAGCACCGCTGAGCGAAGTGATTGCGGCACGGCGTGATCGGCTTGATACCCAGCTCAAAGCCATTGCAGTAACGGGTGAGCTGCATCAGCTGCAAGCGCGTCTGCACTTCACCTACCACAACGCCATCACCAATATCGCCGCCAACACCGCAGGAGCCGCACAATGA